The Leishmania donovani BPK282A1 complete genome, chromosome 23 genome contains a region encoding:
- a CDS encoding endoribonuclease L-PSP (pb5), putative — translation MPGVVEANLQKLGITLPVPAAPAASYAPFCIVGNMVYVSGQLPKDADGKLMVGQLGDSLTAEDGKAAAKSCAVQLIAQIKAAAGGDLDKVKRVVMVRCYVNSACNFHDHPLVANGCSDLLVSVFGDKVGLHARCAFGVAQLPFNSMVEIEAQFELKEDAKVAS, via the coding sequence ATGCCCGGCGTTGTGGAAGCCAACCTGCAGAAGCTGGGCATCACCCTGCCTGTTCCTGCTGCCCCTGCAGCTTCCTACGCGCCGTTCTGCATCGTGGGAAACATGGTCTACGTCTCCGGCCAGCTTCCCAAGGATGCCGATGGCAAGCTAATGGTGGGCCAGCTCGGTGACTCGCTGACGGCTGAGGATGGCAAGGCCGCAGCGAAAAGCTGCGCCGTACAGCTGATCGCTCAGATaaaggccgccgccggcggcgatcTCGACAAGGTGAAGAGGGTTGTGATGGTGCGCTGCTACGTGAACTCTGCATGCAACTTCCATGACCACCCGCTTGTGGCCAACGGCTGCTCCGACCTCCTGGTGAGCGTGTTCGGCGATAAAGTCGGCCTCCATGCTCGCTGCGCTTTCGGCGTCGCACAGCTGCCCTTCAACTCGATGGTGGAGATCGAGGCTCAGTTCGAGCTCAAGGAAGACGCCAAGGTTGCCTCGTAG
- a CDS encoding ATP-binding cassette protein subfamily C, member 1, putative: MLHETIDEELPVEMTEVLPSAAPPGRPHHQSDPLYDYRREHLTLQERLAEIWGPEAPYTPVPEETSSWFKRYYYGWVYETVVLASNEKLKHEALPPPTRDVRAHDCGLRLSCAVQAAMYERNAWNCMVGTEVVSTLDASSRGVLRWVGVPQQGGYTRMMAGVEWSVPPALRTAARSDDSGASPFFDGVAHGEHLFTPEQSGMSTLEETTTLMLNLTSRGGVVEIPTPKRLPLARLLAFKLPYYLWMQVPFLLVSNICVIALPSILQAFVAFLDDDPGMQTWGRGLGLVAGIFLVQAMQSVCNQRFNYISFRCGLRYRSALNSLIFEKCMIISSKSLAQPDMNAGRIINMVSTDVERVYFFMLFCMLLWSSPIVLLLAIVQLWRLVGWCAIMAVASFLATIPLNAFFMGIQMRARQDIAKAADARVKATSEFFSGIRVAKFMTWEPCFVANIESKRAVELFFLKKIQNARVATSFVNNAAPMLMIAFVFTVYYCTGHELSSTVVFPTIALLGVLRQPFQQIPWVFTMAVQFLISIGRIRRFLECDNATCSTVQDMEEYWREQREHSTACQLAAVLENVDVTAFVPVKLPFAPKVKTSLLSRALRMLCCGQCKPTKRHPPPSVVVENTGYVSPSSASRHIVEGCRGPVHTATPTSIRSPKTPQMKADDFFELEPKVLLHDVSVSVPRGKLTVVLGATGSGKSTLLQSLLSQFEISEGRVWAERSIAYVPQQAWIMNATVRGNILFFDEEDAARLADAVRVSQLEADVAQLGGGLETEIGEKGVNLSGGQKARVSLARAVYANRDVYLLDDPLSALDAHVGKRVVEECFLGALAGKTRVLATHQVHIVPRADYVVALGDGRVEFSGSSADFMRTSIYAGMASGVTENKEEGDAERSESALDAEEEAEVTLNRSASKGEGAEEEGDAAAKDPAAGSFVVEEEKASGGVPWRTYMAYFRYCGGAHVAATIVLVFAVTELITVSSSVWLSRWTTKGEGEGNTVYLTVYLLMVLVGGAGYPFRFIVSYTAMRHGGGAMHRTILRSVTAGTIAFFDRTPLGRLLNRFSRDIDTLDNGLQMSTISLLECLFSISVSMLVTIYSQPFVLIALAPCGYLYYRLMMFYNSANREIRRQTSVKKTPVFTLLTELTSGLATIMAYGKAKEVMAEALERLDVVHSCGNLENNTNRWLAVRVEFLSNIVVTAIAFVGVVTTYLRSSRIDIGLISLSLTMAMRTTGELNWLVRMVATMEADMNSVERLQYYIDHIPKEAMPELDAEVDALERRTGMAADVTGTVVIEPASPTSAAPHTVQAGSLVFEGVQMRYREGLPLVLRGVSFRIA; the protein is encoded by the coding sequence ATGCTCCACGAAACGATcgacgaggagctgccggTGGAGAtgacggaggtgctgccgtccgcagcaccaccgggACGACCCCACCACCAATCAGACCCGCTGTATGACTATCGCAGGGAGCATCTGACGTTGCAAGAGCGGCTGGCGGAGATATGGGGGCCGGAGGCCCCGTACACGCCTGTGCCAGAGGAGACGTCGTCGTGGTTCAAGCGGTACTATTACGGGTGGGTGTACGAGACGGTAGTGCTTGCGTCAAACGAGAAGTTGAAGCACGAGGCGCTGCCCCCGCCAACGCGggatgtgcgcgcgcacgactGCGGGCTGCGGCTGTCGTGTGCTGTGCAGGCGGCGATGTACGAGCGGAACGCGTGGAACTGCATGGTTGGGACGGAGGTCGTGAGCACGCTGGACGCTTCGAGTCGCGGTGTTCTGCGGTGGGTCggggtgccgcagcagggcgGGTACACGCGGATGATGGCTGGCGTGGAGTGGAGCGTGCCGCCGGCtctgcgcaccgctgcgaggtccgacgacagcggtgcgTCGCCGTTCttcgacggcgttgcgcacGGTGAGCACCTGTTCACGCCTGAGCAGAGTGGCATGtcgacgctggaggagacTACGACGCTGATGTTGAACCTGAcgagccgcggcggcgtggtggaGATTCCGACCCCGAAGCGCTTGCCTCTTGCACGCCTTCTGGCGTTCAAGTTGCCCTACTACCTGTGGATGCAAGTGCCGTTTCTGCTTGTCAGCAACATCTGCGTCATCGCGCTGCCCAGCATCCTGCAGGCGTTCGTCGCCTTCTTGGATGATGACCCAGGCATGCAGACCTGGGGTCGCGGCCTTGGCCTTGTAGCGGGAATATTCCTCGTGCAGGCGATGCAGAGTGTGTGCAATCAGCGCTTCAACTACATTTCTTTCCGCTGCGGTTTGCGGTACCGTTCCGCACTGAACTCGCTGATCTTTGAGAAGTGCATGATCATCTCCAGCAAGTCGCTCGCACAGCCGGATATGAACGCGGGGCGCATCATCAACATGGTGAGCACCGATGTGGAGCGGGTGTACTTTTTTATGCTGTTCTGCATGCTCTTGTGGAGCAGCCCGATTGTGCTTCTTCTCGCCATTGTGCAGCTCTGGCGGTTGGTTGGCTGGTGCGCCATCATGgccgtcgcctccttccTCGCCACCATCCCGCTGAATGCCTTCTTCATGGGCATCCAGATGCGGGCACGCCAGGACATCGCGAAGGCTGCCGACGCTCGAGTCAAGGCAACAAGCGAGTTCTTTTCCGGCATCCGCGTCGCCAAGTTTATGACGTGGGAGCCTTGCTTCGTCGCGAACATCGAGTCGAAGCGCGCGGTGGAGTTGTTCTTTCTCAAGAAGATTCAGAACGCGCGCGTGGCCACGTCGTTCGTGAACAATGCTGCACCCATGCTGATGATAGCCTTCGTCTTCACCGTGTACTACTGCACCGGCCACGAGCTGAGCTCCACTGTTGTCTTCCCCACCatcgcgctgctcggcgtccTCCGCCAACCGTTTCAGCAAATTCCGTGGGTGTTCACGATGGCGGTGCAGTTTCTCATTTCGATTGGCCGCATCCGAAGGTTCCTTGAGTGTGACAACGCCACCTGCTCCACTGTGCAGGACATGGAGGAGTACTGGAGGGAGCAGCGCGAACACAGCACTGCGTGCCAGCTTGCCGCTGTGCTGGAGAACGTCGACGTGACTGCCTTTGTGCCCGTGAAACTGCCGTTTGCGCCGAAGGTGAAGACGTCTCTGCTTTCTCGGGCTCTGCGGATGCTGTGCTGCGGGCAGTGCAAACCCACGAAGAGGCACCCACCTCCATCGGTCGTCGTCGAGAATACAGGCTACGTCTCCCCATCAAGTGCGTCTCGCCACATCGTGGAGGGCTGCCGCGGCCCCGTGCACACGGCAACACCGACGTCTATAAGAAGCCCAAAGACGCCTCAGATGAAGGCGGATGACTTCTTCGAGCTGGAGccgaaggtgctgctgcacgacgtGTCTGTGAGCGTCCCGCGCGGGAAGCTGACGGTTGTGCTTGGCGCGACCGGGAGCGGGaagtcgacgctgctgcagtcgctgctgtcgcagtTCGAGATCAGCGAGGGCCGCGTGTGGGCGGAGCGGAGCATCGCGTacgtgccgcagcaggcgtGGATCATGAACGCGACGGTGCGCGGCAACATCCTGTTcttcgacgaggaggacgccgcGCGGCTCGCGGATGCCGTGCGCGTGAGCcagctggaggcggacgTTGCGCAGCTTGGCGGGGGGCTGGAGACGGAGATCGGGGAGAAGGGCGTGAACCTGAGCGGCGGGCAGAAGGCGCGCGTGAGCCTTGCGCGCGCCGTGTACGCGAACCGCGACGTGTACCTGCTGGACGACCCCCTGTCCGCGCTGGACGCGCACGTTGGCAAGCGCGTTGTGGAGGAGTGCTTCCTTGGCGCGCTTGCGGGCAAGACGCGCGTGCTTGCGACGCACCAGGTGCACATTGTGCCGAGGGCAGACTACGTTGTGGCGCTGGGTGACGGGCGCGTCGAGTTCAGCGGAAGCAGCGCGGACTTTATGCGGACATCTATCTACGCTGGAATGGCTTCCGGCGTCACGGAGaacaaggaagagggggatgCGGAGCGGTCGGAGTCTGCGCTTGATgcagaagaggaggcagaggtgaCGCTCAACAGGAGCGCCAGCAAAGGcgagggggcggaggaggagggcgatgCTGCAGCTAAAGACCCCGCTGCCGGCTCCTtcgtcgtcgaggaggagaaggcgtcGGGCGGTGTTCCGTGGCGGACGTACATGGCGTACTTTCGGTAttgcggcggtgcgcacgtCGCGGCGACGATTGTGCTTGTCTTCGCCGTTACGGAGCTGATCACGGTCTCCAGCAGTGTGTGGCTGTCAAGGTGGACCACGAAGGGGGAAGGTGAAGGCAACACCGTGTATCTCACCGTGTACCTGCTCATGGTCCTcgttggcggcgccggctaTCCTTTCCGCTTTATCGTGTCGTACACCGCAATGCGtcacggtggcggcgcgatGCATCGCACCATTCTGCGCTCGGTTACAGCAGGCACGATCGCGTTTTTTGACCGCACCCCCCTGGGACGGCTGCTGAACCGCTTCTCGCGCGACATCGACACCCTGGACAACGGCCTGCAGATGTCGACCATCTCCCTGTTGGAGTGtctcttctccatctccgTTTCGATGCTGGTCACCATCTACTCGCAGCCGTTTGTGCTCATCGCGCTTGCGCCGTGCGGGTACCTGTACTACCGGTTAATGATGTTCTACAACTCTGCCAACCGCGAGATCCGCCGGCAGACGAGCGTGAAGAAGACACCCGTCTTTACTCTGCTGACGGAGCTGACGAGCGGTCTCGCCACCATCATGGCATACGGTAAGGCAAAAGAGGTGATGGCTGAAGCGCTGGAGAGACTAGATGTAGTCCACTCATGCGGCAACTTGGAGAACAACACGAATCGGTGGCTCGCCGTACGCGTCGAGTTCCTCAGCAACATCGTCGTCACGGCCATCGCCTTTGTCGGCGTCGTCACAACATACCTTCGCTCGAGCCGCATTGATATTGGcctcatctccctctccctcactaTGGCGATGCGAACGACCGGCGAGCTCAACTGGCTGGTACGCATGGTAGCAACCATGGAGGCGGACATGAACAGCGTGGAGCGACTGCAGTACTACATTGATCATATTCCCAAGGAGGCGATGCCGGAGCTggacgcggaggtggacgcgCTGGAGAGGCGGACGGGAATGGCGGCGGACGTGACGGGGACGGTTGTGATCGAGCCTGCGAGCCcgacgagcgccgcgccgcacaccgTGCAGGCCGGGTCGCTTGTGTTCGAGGGCGTGCAGATGCGGTACCGCGAGGGGCTGCCGcttgtgctgcgcggcgtgaGCTTCCGGATCGCG